Proteins encoded together in one Triticum dicoccoides isolate Atlit2015 ecotype Zavitan chromosome 7B, WEW_v2.0, whole genome shotgun sequence window:
- the LOC119337942 gene encoding V-type proton ATPase subunit C-like isoform X3 has product MQISVLVGYYIYRRTEYALFQVRVAEYGNVKSQLGAINRKQTGSLAVRDLSNLIKPEDMVTSEHLVTLLSIVPKYSQKDWLSSYESLDTFVVPRSSKKLYKDNEYALYTVTLFAKVVDNFKVHAREKGFQIRDFEYSPEAQESRKQELEKLLQDQEVMRTSLLQWCYASYSECYS; this is encoded by the exons ATGCAAATAAGTGTTTTGGTTGGATATTACATTTACAGAAGGACTGAATATGCCCTTTTCCAGGTTAGAGTTGCTGAATACGGTAATGTTAAGAGCCAGCTTGGCGCAATCAACAGGAAGCAAACTGGGAG TTTAGCAGTTCGTGACCTTTCCAACCTCATAAAGCCAGAGGATATGGTCACTTCGGAACATCTAGTGACACTCCTTTCTATTGTGCCAAAGTATTCCCAAAAAGACTGGTTATCAAGCTACGAGTCACTTGATACGTTTGTG GTTCCGAGATCATCAAAAAAGCTTTACAAGGACAATGAGTATGCTCTCTACACTGTAACATTATTTGCCAAGGTTGTTGACAACTTTAAGGTCCATGCTCGTGAGAAAGGTTTCCAG ATCCGTGACTTTGAGTATAGTCCTGAAGCACAGGAGAGTCGGAAGCAAGAGCTAGAAAAACTGCTGCAAGACCAGGAAGTTATGAGGACCTCTCTATTGCAATGGTGCTATGCAAGCTACAGTGAG TGCTACTCCTAG
- the LOC119337942 gene encoding V-type proton ATPase subunit C-like isoform X2 yields MKVRVAEYGNVKSQLGAINRKQTGSLAVRDLSNLIKPEDMVTSEHLVTLLSIVPKYSQKDWLSSYESLDTFVVPRSSKKLYKDNEYALYTVTLFAKVVDNFKVHAREKGFQIRDFEYSPEAQESRKQELEKLLQDQEVMRTSLLQWCYASYSEVHVFCSVLCPNIVYEPYGEQTTCP; encoded by the exons ATGAAG GTTAGAGTTGCTGAATACGGTAATGTTAAGAGCCAGCTTGGCGCAATCAACAGGAAGCAAACTGGGAG TTTAGCAGTTCGTGACCTTTCCAACCTCATAAAGCCAGAGGATATGGTCACTTCGGAACATCTAGTGACACTCCTTTCTATTGTGCCAAAGTATTCCCAAAAAGACTGGTTATCAAGCTACGAGTCACTTGATACGTTTGTG GTTCCGAGATCATCAAAAAAGCTTTACAAGGACAATGAGTATGCTCTCTACACTGTAACATTATTTGCCAAGGTTGTTGACAACTTTAAGGTCCATGCTCGTGAGAAAGGTTTCCAG ATCCGTGACTTTGAGTATAGTCCTGAAGCACAGGAGAGTCGGAAGCAAGAGCTAGAAAAACTGCTGCAAGACCAGGAAGTTATGAGGACCTCTCTATTGCAATGGTGCTATGCAAGCTACAGTGAGGTACATGTCTTCTGCAGTGTATTATGTCCTAATATCGTCTATGAACCGTATGGTGAACAAACCACATGCCCTTAG
- the LOC119337942 gene encoding V-type proton ATPase subunit C-like isoform X1, translating to MQISVLVGYYIYRRTEYALFQVRVAEYGNVKSQLGAINRKQTGSLAVRDLSNLIKPEDMVTSEHLVTLLSIVPKYSQKDWLSSYESLDTFVVPRSSKKLYKDNEYALYTVTLFAKVVDNFKVHAREKGFQIRDFEYSPEAQESRKQELEKLLQDQEVMRTSLLQWCYASYSEVHVFCSVLCPNIVYEPYGEQTTCP from the exons ATGCAAATAAGTGTTTTGGTTGGATATTACATTTACAGAAGGACTGAATATGCCCTTTTCCAGGTTAGAGTTGCTGAATACGGTAATGTTAAGAGCCAGCTTGGCGCAATCAACAGGAAGCAAACTGGGAG TTTAGCAGTTCGTGACCTTTCCAACCTCATAAAGCCAGAGGATATGGTCACTTCGGAACATCTAGTGACACTCCTTTCTATTGTGCCAAAGTATTCCCAAAAAGACTGGTTATCAAGCTACGAGTCACTTGATACGTTTGTG GTTCCGAGATCATCAAAAAAGCTTTACAAGGACAATGAGTATGCTCTCTACACTGTAACATTATTTGCCAAGGTTGTTGACAACTTTAAGGTCCATGCTCGTGAGAAAGGTTTCCAG ATCCGTGACTTTGAGTATAGTCCTGAAGCACAGGAGAGTCGGAAGCAAGAGCTAGAAAAACTGCTGCAAGACCAGGAAGTTATGAGGACCTCTCTATTGCAATGGTGCTATGCAAGCTACAGTGAGGTACATGTCTTCTGCAGTGTATTATGTCCTAATATCGTCTATGAACCGTATGGTGAACAAACCACATGCCCTTAG